CCTATTACATTCTCTAAATTAAACGGTCGTTTATTATTACGTTTTGTTGTATTTGTGATGTGTTCCAGTAATTTGAAAAGTGTAATTTAGAacctaaatatataatttgtatttttctaaacaaaattcaTTATCTCTtacctacattttttttgtaagtttaacattttaataagtttcatatattttaatatgtaatacagTCCAGTACATTAATCATTTCTGTCGTTTataacgtttatttttttttaatccttttgtttttgaaagctgCAATTGTGATATTTCCCAGCGTGTTGAAGTCATAATTAAGCTCATAAAACaatatgtaatttgtattttCAGAAATGATCTAGGCTATTTCAATATTTCATGCAATCAGTCATAAACATGTCAATTGTCACATTTCTGCTGTTTATTATTGTGAACACCGAACAGTCATAGTGAACTGCTCGTTTTTCAAGTTTGTGAACAATTTCAACCGATTCATTGAAAAGAGTCGACTCAAAGGAATGACTCGTTCACGGATCGGACATCCTTGGTTTGGGAAAGACCCCTGTAGAAATTTCGCTTGCCACGTAGTCGCGGCGGCACAACTTGAAGTTTGGGAAGTTTTATCTTAACTTTGTTGTGCATGAAACATTAGTTGAACAATTAGAGAGTGTTAAACGGTTCTTTATATTAAGATGATTCCAGAGTTGTGGGCATGCattttttctgcattgttctTTTATGTGGATGGAGCAAAACTTCCGGAACCAGAGGTGAAAATAGAAGTTCTGTACAAACCTTTCCTTTGTCATCGTAAATCCAAATACGGAGATATTCTTCTGGTTCACTACGAAGGTTTTCTGGAGAGTAATGGCACAATGTTTCATTCCAGGTGACATCTAATCAACCATCTATTGCATGTTCACACTGCAGAAGAACTACCTTTATTAACCAAACCTTCCCCTTTTGCAATGAGAATGCATTGGTTAACTGTCAGAATGTGTTTATTGTTGCtgaatacacatttttttttttttttgtaagtttaaacagttatgttttgtaacatttctgctggtttctgtttgGTCCAGAATGATCATTAGCTGGTCATCTACCTTGATccaaaaaccagcttgaccacGTTAGCTGTTAGTTGGTGTGTTGCTGACCCAAAATGGTTTAGTTTGGACTAGCGGATGACCAGTTAAGACCAGATAGGAACCACCAACCATGTTCCATAACACAACTCATGCTTGGATTTCCCACAGAGTGTGCATGTCTCTAGCTTTTAATACTAATGCATATGTCTTGTAATTGGCAGCCGCCATCATGGAGACAAAAACCCTGTGTGGTTTACGTTGGGGATCCGTGAGGTGATCAAGGGTTGGGACAAGGGTCTTCAAGGCATGTGTGCAGGGGAGAAGAGGAAACTGACCGTCCCTCCAGCTCTCGCATATGGCAAAGAGGGCAAAGGTGTGCCAGCAAGATTCATATGCATAAAACATTCGAGGAACTCTGGTGTTCTCCACCTTCTGCTTTTGAATTTGTCATTGACATTGCATTAAATCTGTCTAAAATACCCCTATATGAATTGTAACTCAGATTAGCTATATTGACCATGGCTATGCTGTGTTCACAGGTAAAATCCCTCCGGAGAGCACTCTGATCTTTGACATTGAGATCATCGAGATCCGAAACGGGCCTAGATCCCATGAGTCCTTTCAGGAAATGGACCTCAATGATGACTGGAAACTTTCCAAAGCAGAGGTTTGTCAAAACAGTTGCTTGTTTACAACTGTGCGTCAGAAAGCAGCTGTCCATCAAGCattaaaggttccaaaaggggtaaaaacaaagcatcataaaaactattttttatacaatgcagtagaataaccatttttggttccccaaagaacctttcatggaatagttcttaaaagaaccattttttttctttttctaaagaatattttaataatctaaagaaccttttttttctcaccataaaGAAGTTTTTTTGCAATTGAAAGGTtacatgaatgttaaaggttcttaatgaaaccatcaatgccaatgaGTTATTTGTGTTATTCTAAACACCTTTCTGTTTTAGGTCAAAGAATACCTGCGTAAAGAGTTTGAAAGGCATGGATATGCTGCCAATGACACCCATCATGAAGTTATGGTTGAGGACATCTTCCAAAAAGAAGATGAAgataatgatggatttatttcagCTCGGGAGTTCACCTACAAACATGATGAACTATAAATACTTCACACTCCTGCATAACAGCATCAATGTTTACCTTCACAGAGATTCCAGTATTTTTCTCTTTGGGATTTACAGCTTGTCGGTATCATGTCATGTTTCAGTAGTTCTAAACAGGTTTTGTTATCTACAGATCATGtctgtaatttaaatgttttttttttttttaggtttttttaaatacactcaGGTGGTGGTATGATTGAGCTTTTACAGTAGGCCTATTTGAAGACTGTAATTCTTCTTCAAGTGCTAAATTCTGCCCAAAGAGAATGTTTGTCCCCAAAGTGCCTTTTGGCTGAAACATATTTCAGAACATTTCAGAGCTGATTTTTtatagtatgtatgtgtgtgtcacttTTTCAGATAACATTCTAAATAATGTTTAGAATGTGATTAGGTCGAATTGTCTGGAGTAGCCTATAAGTATTTAAGTGAATAAAGTACATCAGTTCTGTGCTGCTCATCACTATTGACTTTGTAGTTTTATACACCATCACTAGAGGGAGCTCTTCTCGTAGCCTGTtccaaaataactgaaaatagcTCAAATGTCTCGCATATACGGTACtcttagaaaatgtaatgtttaataataggAAACATTATTGAAAACGATGAGACGCtcagttaaaatgtaattaagtggCCTTTTGTTGACAAATGGCATAGTCATCATCACACACCTACATAATGCAGAGATGAGTAGTGTGTGGTGTGCATAATAATTTGCATACAACAGCATATACTCAGTCACGTTTAACAGCATTCCATTCTTACTATGGCATTACAAAGATACTTaaacttttgtaaaattttgCATAAGTTTACAGTTCCATTTTAGTTTGCTCCGGTGGATCTGCCCAGTCTGAAATCATTTTGGATAAAACCTCGAACACAATAACTTCTCAGTGGTGCAACATTCAGTAGGTAATGTAGATCAAACCAAACTGTCCCCCAAACAGAACtgaaaatttaataattacatcATATCTTGGATATCCTTCATCTAAAAACGTTTGCTTTAAAAATCccccttttaaataataaataagagacttTTCTGGAAAAAAGCAAACAGCCAAACAATAAATAGCTTGCGCCTACAGAGCAAATGTCTTTCTTTTAggcaaataactgaaaaattCAACGTTCAGCGTCTCTTAGATCCTTCAGCAGAGACAAATTACTGCAGAATGTAATAAGTGTCATTACAGTACATTGAGTCACTGAAACTGAAGTCAATGGCTCCACCGAATGATGGTTTTCTTCATAACATCTCTACACTGCAAGCGAACCACGCAACCAGACAAAATTAGCACGCCCTCTTAACAGATGGACTTCTCAAGATTCCATCCACAATTCCAGAAGACGCATCGCGCGCTTGCAGTGTAAACAGCGTAATTTATTGAAAACACAGTAAACTGGCTAGCTACTTTGCTGCAGCAACGTTTTTGTCATAAAAGTTGTTCTCGGGCATGGTGACCCGCACTCTTCGTTTCTCCTTAAAACGGCCAGACCGTGAAACTGTCCAGTTTCTCCGGCACGTGTTTTCACTGAAGGAAGGCTCCAGCTGAGAGTCGTCGTACGTCTCGTTGCTGATCAGATTGCCGTTCTTGTTGTCGCCGCCGGTTTGTTTCACCGACGTCGCATTTCCAAATTCCTGCTGGCCTTCTTTAAAATGGTTCTTGTTTTTTCCAGTTAAGTTTTTCCACCAGGAGTATCTGTCTGCCATTCTGTCTAATTCCTCAGTTCACACTGGAATGCATATATAAACGTTTATAAAATTATATGcgaacattgttattttttatacatacaataggcctatatattctAATTACCATGtaatccatccatcatctatctcaGTTTAACTCATCATactttaaatgttaacattttaaagctaaactatatctatctatctatctatctatctatctgtctatccacaAGATATACTCACCTCAGCTTCAGGTGTGTTATTGTCAGCTAGAGACTGACAGTCGAGTCTTTCGTATCTTTTAAGAAAACATCCAGCTGAACAACCTTGTGGCTTTTCTGTATGTATCTTTACAACATCATACAGTGCTGCATCTCTCTGTCTAAACTATAATGAGTgatgaattcattcatttatagttCACCTGTTGCTCATACccctccttcctctctctctcattggtCTGATGAGTTGCTGTAACTGCCCTCAGGAAGCTGGTTTCAGGTTCTCACTTCACCTGTGATTTGGTGAAAAAGTCACTTTGGGGCATATACCGTCTCAGCTGTCTGATACTAAAACAATGCTGCCGTTCACGCCCCTGAATATGGAACAAGAAAACCAAGCTTAACCAACGCCTAAAGAGAGCTGACCAAGCACTAATTACAGCAACATATTTCACATGCTGCAAATGTGAGGTGTTGCAGCTTTAAGTAATAATACACAAACTTTCAAAAGTTCATTTTGACTGTCAAACTGATTTAAAGTAACCagatttacataatttaataaatcagcatttgatAAATTACACATAATTACAATCATTCACAGAAATATCTGTAAAAAGGTCTTTTATCAAATAAACAATTTGAAGGAACTCAAACCAAGGTAATGGTACCAtatgcagactttttttttcaaggtgaATAACTGATCTTGTCTCAGGAGTCCAAGATGAACACAA
This genomic stretch from Cyprinus carpio isolate SPL01 chromosome B16, ASM1834038v1, whole genome shotgun sequence harbors:
- the fkbp14 gene encoding peptidyl-prolyl cis-trans isomerase FKBP14, producing the protein MIPELWACIFSALFFYVDGAKLPEPEVKIEVLYKPFLCHRKSKYGDILLVHYEGFLESNGTMFHSSRHHGDKNPVWFTLGIREVIKGWDKGLQGMCAGEKRKLTVPPALAYGKEGKGKIPPESTLIFDIEIIEIRNGPRSHESFQEMDLNDDWKLSKAEVKEYLRKEFERHGYAANDTHHEVMVEDIFQKEDEDNDGFISAREFTYKHDEL